The following are encoded together in the Clostridium sp. BJN0013 genome:
- a CDS encoding O-acetylhomoserine aminocarboxypropyltransferase/cysteine synthase family protein, translating into MSEKFKIGTKAVQGGYSPKSGDPRVVSIVQSTSYKYDSFDEVANVAAVSADVTALNKQGGYLYTRVGNPTVTALEKKYVELQGGVEAIATASGQSAVVYSIINIANSGDHIIANSNLYGGTYNLFNTIIPKLGINVSFMDPVASEEEILAAATEKTKLIFGETIGNPGLNVLDFDKFSSVATKLDIPFIVDNTIATPYLINPFEYGANIVVHSTTKYSDGHAVSLGGIIIDGGNFNWANGKFPDYTTPTGPYDVVFVNEFGKRAFSGKLRTNLVEEFGAAPAPFNAFLTNLGLETLHLRMERHSYNALNLAKYLSNHPKIQWVRYPYLEWDPEYERAKKYLNGGASGILTFGVKGGIEAAKTLGENLKLASIVVNLGDVRTYVIHPASTTHLALSEEQQREAGVTPELIRVSVGIEDIEDIIADFQQALDRV; encoded by the coding sequence ATGAGTGAAAAATTTAAAATAGGAACAAAAGCAGTACAAGGAGGATATTCGCCTAAGTCAGGTGATCCCAGGGTAGTTTCAATAGTTCAAAGTACATCATATAAATATGACAGTTTTGATGAAGTGGCAAATGTAGCAGCAGTGAGTGCAGATGTAACAGCATTAAATAAACAAGGAGGATATCTGTATACAAGAGTAGGAAATCCAACGGTGACAGCACTTGAAAAAAAATATGTAGAATTACAAGGTGGTGTTGAAGCAATTGCTACTGCATCGGGACAATCAGCAGTAGTTTATTCCATAATAAATATTGCAAATTCAGGAGATCACATTATTGCAAATTCAAATCTATATGGAGGTACATATAATCTTTTTAATACAATTATACCTAAGTTAGGGATTAATGTATCCTTTATGGATCCTGTGGCTTCTGAAGAAGAAATTTTAGCGGCAGCAACAGAAAAGACTAAACTGATATTTGGGGAAACCATAGGAAATCCAGGACTTAATGTATTAGATTTTGACAAATTTTCTTCTGTGGCAACAAAATTGGATATACCATTTATTGTTGATAATACTATAGCAACACCTTATCTTATAAATCCATTTGAATATGGAGCAAATATAGTGGTTCATTCTACTACTAAATACTCAGATGGGCATGCAGTATCCCTTGGAGGAATAATTATTGATGGAGGAAACTTTAATTGGGCAAATGGAAAATTTCCTGATTATACCACTCCAACTGGTCCCTATGATGTGGTATTTGTCAATGAATTTGGAAAACGTGCTTTTTCAGGAAAATTAAGAACCAATTTAGTTGAAGAATTTGGTGCGGCGCCAGCTCCATTTAATGCATTTTTAACAAATCTGGGATTGGAAACTTTACATTTAAGAATGGAAAGACATTCATACAATGCTTTAAATTTAGCTAAATACCTTTCAAATCATCCTAAAATTCAATGGGTCAGATATCCCTATCTGGAATGGGATCCAGAATATGAAAGAGCAAAAAAATATTTAAATGGAGGAGCAAGTGGAATTTTAACTTTTGGGGTAAAGGGGGGAATTGAAGCGGCAAAAACTTTAGGAGAAAATTTAAAATTAGCTTCCATAGTTGTTAATTTAGGTGATGTAAGAACCTATGTAATCCATCCTGCAAGTACAACCCATTTGGCATTATCGGAAGAACAACAAAGAGAGGCAGGAGTGACGCCTGAATTAATCAGGGTGTCTGTAGGAATTGAAGATATTGAAGATATAATAGCAGATTTTCAGCAGGCTTTAGATAGAGTCTGA